The Sphaerisporangium siamense genome includes the window TCCGGGAGGCTCGGCCTTCCGTGCCAGGGGGTGAGGGGAGCGCACGGGCTTTTGCCCAGGGTTCGCCATTGATGTCCATCTCTCGAAAAGTGAGAACAGCGTACCGTTGGACCGTTCAACGTGGCTGTCCTAAACATAGTTTCTTTGCACGAAAGATCCCGTTAAAGCAGGCGCAAGTTGTGTCAACGCCGGCACGGAGCGACACGTGGGGCCGGCGGAGTCGTCCAGCGAGGTAGATTCGCGGATGTGGACCCGGTCGAAGCCCTCAAGCGCATCGCCTTCCTGCTGGAGCGCGCCGGCGAGCCCACCTACCGCGTGCGCGCCTTCCGCGGCGCCGCCGCCACCGTCGAGGCCCTGCCCCGCGAGGAGCTTTCGCGCCTGGCCCGCTCCGGGGGGCTGTCGGAGCTGAAGGGCATCGGCAAGGTCACCTCCCTGGCCATCACCGAGGCCCTGGAGGGCGGGACGCCCACCTACCTGCGCCGCCTGGAGGACACCGCGGGGCTCGACCTGGACGAGGCGACGGCCGCGCTGCGCGCCGCGCTCAAGGGCGACCTGCACAGCCACTCCGACTGGTCCGACGGCGGGTCGCCGATCGCGGAGATGGCCCTGGCCGCCCGCGGCCTCGGCCACGAGTACCTGGCCCTGACCGACCACTCGCCGCGCCTCACCGTGGCCCGCGGGCTGTCCCCCGAGCGGCTGCGCGAACAGCTCGACGTCGTCGCCGCGCTGAACGAGGAACTGGCGCCGTTCCGCGTCCTCACCGGCATCGAGGTGGACATCCTGCCCGACGGCTCGCTCGACCAGGAGCCCGAGCTGTTGGACCGCCTGGACGTGGTCGTCGCTAGCGTCCACTCCCAGCTCCGCATGGACGCCGCCGACATGACCCGCAGGATGGTCACCGCCGTCGCCGACCCCCGCGTGGACGTGCTCGGCCACTGCACCGGCCGCGTCGTGCGCGCCGGCGGCAGGCGTGGCGGCCTGCGGCCCGAGTCCGCCTTCGACGCCGAGGTGGTCTTCGAGGCGTGCCGCCGCTTCGGCGTGGCCGTCGAGATCAACTCCCGCCCGGACCGCCTCGACCCGCCCAAGCGGCTGCTGCGGCAGGCGTACGAGACGGGCTGCCTGTTCTCGATCGACTCCGACGCCCACGCCCCCGGCCAGCTCGAATGGCAGCACCACGGCTGCGAGCGCGCGGTCCGGTGCGGCGTCGAGGCCGCCCGCGTCGTGGACACCTGGCCGCTCGCCGATCTGCTCGCCTGGACCTCCGGCTAGTCCGGATCCGGACGCGCGCCGACTGCGGGTCCCCCGAATGTCGGTGTCCGGGCGTAGCTTGCGGGTGTGAACCGTACCGATCGGCTGTACGCGCTCGTCGAGGAGCTGCGCGCGATCTCCCCCCGGTGCCGGTCCGCACGAGAGCTGAGCGAGCGCCTCCATGTGAGCGTGCGCACCATCGAGCGCGACATCGCCGCCCTCCAGCAGGCAGGGGTCCCCATCTACGCCGAGCCGGGACGGCGCGGCGGCTACGTCCTCGACAAGGCCATGTCCCTTCCCCCGCTCAACTTCACCCCGGCCGAGGCGGTGGCCATCGCGGTC containing:
- a CDS encoding PHP domain-containing protein, whose protein sequence is MDPVEALKRIAFLLERAGEPTYRVRAFRGAAATVEALPREELSRLARSGGLSELKGIGKVTSLAITEALEGGTPTYLRRLEDTAGLDLDEATAALRAALKGDLHSHSDWSDGGSPIAEMALAARGLGHEYLALTDHSPRLTVARGLSPERLREQLDVVAALNEELAPFRVLTGIEVDILPDGSLDQEPELLDRLDVVVASVHSQLRMDAADMTRRMVTAVADPRVDVLGHCTGRVVRAGGRRGGLRPESAFDAEVVFEACRRFGVAVEINSRPDRLDPPKRLLRQAYETGCLFSIDSDAHAPGQLEWQHHGCERAVRCGVEAARVVDTWPLADLLAWTSG